One segment of Campylobacter hominis ATCC BAA-381 DNA contains the following:
- a CDS encoding helix-turn-helix domain-containing protein, producing MYNLYMVETNDIFNILHNAVESKQMGKKISQAAMAKKLGVSMRTYQDWRLGTTKPQAALAVFRMLCELENDDICFVLNKIKKLMGE from the coding sequence ATGTATAATTTATACATGGTTGAAACAAACGATATTTTTAATATTTTGCACAATGCCGTTGAGTCAAAACAAATGGGCAAAAAAATATCGCAAGCAGCAATGGCAAAAAAACTTGGAGTTTCGATGCGCACATATCAAGACTGGAGGCTTGGCACTACGAAACCGCAAGCCGCTCTTGCCGTGTTTAGAATGCTTTGCGAACTTGAGAATGATGATATCTGCTTTGTGCTGAATAAAATCAAAAAACTAATGGGGGAATGA
- the metK gene encoding methionine adenosyltransferase, with the protein MYLFTSEVVSPGHPDKCADIIADSVVDATLALDRNARIASEVFFAGNHIIIGGEIKSKKTLNFEQYECLVKNTLEKIGYFDNPNFTREQCLHPQDIEVHVLLNQQSGDINQGVDQNDGEIGAGDQGIMFGFASNETSNFMPAAITYARVLCDKVYKYAKAHPDELGVDIKTQVTVDYGSKSNFENCKPQKIHTIVVSAPCVETMSIENVRELIGEIIDNAGLPKKLYDKEKTIIYINPTGRYVNHSSLHDSGVTGRKLIVDSFGGYSPIGGGAQSSKDYTKVDRSGLYAARYIAKNIVAAGLAKKCIVQLSYAIGVAKPISVSVDTMGTQVVDIDDDMLSNFVMKNFALTPKWIISKFGLDKPSAETFLYSKVAANGQVGIKDYPWEKLDSVELFKNLVKKA; encoded by the coding sequence ATGTATTTATTCACATCTGAAGTAGTAAGTCCAGGGCATCCTGATAAATGTGCCGATATTATAGCAGATAGCGTAGTTGATGCGACTTTGGCACTTGATAGAAATGCAAGGATTGCAAGCGAAGTTTTTTTTGCAGGTAACCATATAATAATAGGCGGCGAAATAAAATCTAAAAAAACACTGAATTTTGAACAATATGAGTGCCTGGTAAAAAATACTTTGGAAAAAATCGGCTATTTTGACAATCCTAATTTTACTCGCGAGCAATGTTTACATCCTCAAGATATAGAAGTTCACGTGCTTTTAAATCAACAAAGCGGTGATATAAATCAAGGTGTGGATCAGAATGACGGAGAAATAGGTGCCGGAGATCAAGGTATAATGTTCGGTTTTGCAAGCAATGAAACATCAAATTTTATGCCTGCTGCAATTACTTATGCAAGAGTTTTGTGTGATAAAGTTTATAAATATGCAAAAGCTCATCCTGACGAACTTGGAGTTGATATAAAAACTCAAGTTACAGTTGATTACGGCAGTAAAAGTAATTTTGAAAATTGTAAACCGCAAAAAATTCATACGATTGTAGTTTCGGCTCCTTGTGTTGAGACTATGAGTATAGAGAATGTTCGCGAGCTGATTGGTGAAATTATAGATAATGCAGGTCTTCCAAAAAAACTTTACGATAAAGAAAAAACCATTATTTATATAAATCCGACAGGAAGATATGTAAATCACTCAAGCTTGCATGATAGCGGTGTAACCGGACGCAAACTTATAGTTGACAGTTTTGGCGGATATAGTCCGATAGGCGGCGGTGCACAATCAAGCAAGGATTATACGAAAGTTGATCGTTCCGGTCTTTATGCGGCGAGATACATAGCTAAAAATATTGTAGCGGCAGGTCTTGCTAAAAAATGTATTGTCCAATTAAGTTATGCAATAGGTGTTGCAAAACCTATTTCAGTCAGTGTAGATACGATGGGAACACAAGTTGTTGATATAGATGATGATATGCTTTCAAATTTTGTTATGAAAAATTTTGCGCTTACACCAAAATGGATAATTTCAAAATTCGGGCTTGATAAACCAAGCGCTGAGACGTTTTTATATTCTAAAGTAGCAGCGAACGGACAAGTCGGTATAAAAGACTATCCGTGGGAAAAACTTGATAGCGTGGAGCTTTTCAAAAATTTAGTAAAAAAAGCGTAG
- the sstT gene encoding serine/threonine transporter SstT codes for MTYMQKLIANYKDKNLILKILVGMFLGAILGILTQKFGGGFLNGFAGFAEILGNLFVGALKAVAPVLVFILILSSIMTKKLGNATGIKYIITLYIVGTFLAACVGVAFSFLFPTTLSINDVVAADKTAPVNILVVLKDLFFKIVDNPLHAISSGNFMGILAWAVGFGIALRFCTNGTKKVFVDLSEATTKIVQFIIQLAPFGIFGLVCTSVYNTGLSTLAGYLRIVIVLVVAMAFVALVINPLIVFVTLRKNPYPLVFTCLKESGLTAFFTRSSAANIPVNLNLCRKLKLDEELYSISIPLGATINMAGAAVVISIMALAAANTLGIRPDFGTALLLCVISAIGACGASGVAGGSLLLIPLACSLFNIQNDVAMQVVAIGFIIGVIQDSVETAINSSTDVVFTAVASHKTNPKN; via the coding sequence ATGACATATATGCAAAAATTAATTGCAAATTATAAGGATAAAAATCTTATCCTGAAAATTTTAGTTGGCATGTTTTTAGGTGCCATTTTAGGTATTTTAACGCAAAAATTCGGCGGTGGATTTCTAAACGGTTTTGCAGGTTTTGCAGAAATTTTAGGAAATCTTTTTGTTGGTGCGCTTAAAGCAGTTGCTCCTGTGCTTGTTTTTATACTTATTTTAAGCTCGATAATGACAAAAAAACTCGGCAATGCAACAGGTATAAAATATATCATAACACTTTATATAGTAGGCACATTTTTGGCCGCTTGCGTCGGGGTTGCATTTTCATTTTTATTTCCTACCACTTTGAGTATAAACGATGTAGTTGCAGCCGATAAAACGGCGCCGGTAAATATTCTGGTCGTTTTAAAAGATCTGTTTTTCAAAATCGTGGATAATCCTTTGCACGCAATTTCAAGCGGAAATTTTATGGGAATTTTAGCTTGGGCTGTAGGTTTCGGTATAGCTCTTAGATTTTGTACAAATGGAACAAAAAAAGTTTTTGTAGATCTTAGCGAAGCTACAACAAAAATCGTTCAATTTATAATCCAACTTGCTCCTTTTGGAATTTTCGGTCTTGTCTGCACAAGCGTTTATAATACAGGTCTTAGTACACTTGCAGGATATTTGCGAATTGTAATTGTTTTAGTTGTAGCGATGGCATTTGTGGCTTTAGTTATAAATCCGCTTATAGTTTTTGTAACGCTTCGTAAAAATCCATATCCATTAGTTTTTACATGCTTAAAAGAAAGCGGTTTGACTGCATTTTTTACAAGAAGCTCAGCTGCAAACATTCCGGTAAATCTAAATTTGTGCCGCAAACTTAAACTTGACGAAGAACTTTATTCAATATCGATTCCGCTAGGAGCTACAATAAATATGGCCGGAGCGGCTGTTGTAATTTCAATAATGGCATTAGCAGCAGCAAATACTCTTGGTATTCGTCCTGATTTCGGAACGGCTTTGCTTCTTTGTGTAATTTCGGCAATCGGTGCTTGCGGAGCCAGCGGCGTAGCCGGAGGTTCACTTTTACTTATTCCGCTTGCCTGCTCACTGTTTAATATTCAAAATGATGTTGCTATGCAAGTTGTTGCAATAGGTTTTATAATCGGTGTAATTCAAGATTCGGTTGAAACTGCGATAAATAGCTCAACAGATGTCGTTTTTACAGCTGTAGCATCTCATAAAACAAATCCTAAAAATTAA
- a CDS encoding M3 family oligoendopeptidase has translation MAWKLDKFFDNYNEFCETLKKESLEFSQNFKGRMNEISNDEFLNALKIYENLSEKISKILTYAELKFAVDTTTGADLAKAEILANKISENLLFFELEFNELDTQKQNEILENAGNFRYYLELLIKQKSHRLTFLEEKILLKTAPVRENAFSRLFSETLSSLKFKFKGKILNEEQILALLSDKKRKNRKKAAKSLSKVLQKNQQILSYIYNMIKTNLQITCELRKYESGEMIMHENNQISKQSVDSLIKTTERNFNLVEKFYDKKREILGFDKLYDYDRYAPLGDDEKFSFEDTKNIVLAAFGEFSKEFEKIAKKAFDENWIDEKITSNRQSGAFSHSAVSEIHPFVFLNFTGKRRDVFTLAHELGHAIHQYLAYGVGYFGSFTPLTTAESASIFCEMLVFDYFKNRANKAKKQAILANKIEDIFATLYRQINFTTFEREFHAQKGEVSAEKIDEIWMKHSKKMFGKSLKLRNDYKLWWSYIPHFIHSPFYCYSYAYAQLFVLAIFGLYKSKKCENFTQKYIKFLSLGGSESPKDMIKIFDLDIEDENFWNIGINEISKLVGEFLND, from the coding sequence ATGGCTTGGAAATTAGATAAATTTTTTGATAATTACAACGAATTCTGCGAAACTTTAAAAAAAGAGAGTCTGGAATTTTCGCAAAATTTCAAAGGTCGTATGAATGAAATTTCAAACGATGAATTTTTAAATGCACTTAAAATTTACGAAAACTTAAGCGAAAAAATTTCCAAAATTTTAACTTATGCGGAACTGAAATTTGCAGTCGATACGACAACCGGCGCGGATTTGGCAAAAGCTGAAATTCTTGCAAATAAAATAAGTGAAAATTTACTATTTTTTGAACTTGAATTTAATGAGCTTGACACACAAAAACAAAATGAAATTTTAGAAAACGCAGGAAATTTCAGATATTATTTGGAACTTTTAATTAAACAAAAATCGCACCGACTTACATTCCTGGAAGAAAAAATTCTACTTAAAACAGCGCCTGTCAGAGAAAACGCTTTTTCTCGCCTTTTTAGCGAAACGCTAAGCTCTTTGAAATTTAAGTTTAAAGGCAAAATTTTAAATGAAGAGCAAATTCTGGCACTTCTTAGCGATAAAAAACGCAAAAATCGAAAAAAAGCGGCAAAATCTCTAAGTAAGGTTTTACAAAAAAATCAACAAATTTTAAGTTATATTTACAATATGATAAAAACAAATCTACAAATCACTTGCGAGCTTAGAAAATACGAAAGTGGCGAAATGATAATGCACGAAAACAATCAAATTTCAAAACAATCGGTGGATTCGTTAATAAAAACCACAGAGCGAAATTTCAATCTTGTGGAAAAATTTTACGATAAAAAAAGAGAAATTTTGGGATTTGATAAATTATACGATTATGATCGCTATGCGCCTTTAGGAGACGATGAAAAATTTAGTTTTGAAGATACAAAAAATATCGTGCTTGCGGCTTTTGGCGAATTTTCAAAAGAATTTGAAAAAATTGCAAAAAAGGCTTTTGATGAAAACTGGATTGATGAAAAAATAACTTCAAATCGCCAAAGCGGCGCATTTTCACACTCGGCGGTAAGTGAAATTCATCCGTTTGTATTTTTAAATTTTACAGGAAAAAGACGTGATGTTTTTACTTTGGCTCACGAATTAGGTCACGCAATTCATCAATATCTGGCTTATGGCGTCGGATATTTCGGCTCTTTTACGCCGCTTACGACAGCCGAAAGCGCTTCAATATTTTGCGAAATGCTTGTGTTTGATTATTTCAAAAACCGCGCAAACAAAGCGAAAAAACAGGCGATATTGGCAAATAAAATAGAAGATATTTTCGCTACTTTATATCGTCAGATAAACTTTACTACATTTGAGCGTGAATTTCACGCTCAAAAAGGCGAAGTAAGTGCGGAAAAAATAGATGAAATTTGGATGAAACATTCCAAAAAAATGTTCGGTAAAAGCCTGAAACTAAGAAATGATTATAAACTTTGGTGGAGTTATATTCCGCATTTTATTCATAGCCCTTTTTATTGCTATTCTTACGCTTACGCGCAACTTTTTGTTTTGGCGATTTTCGGACTTTATAAAAGTAAAAAATGCGAGAATTTTACACAAAAATATATAAAATTTCTAAGTCTTGGTGGAAGCGAATCGCCAAAAGATATGATTAAAATTTTTGATCTTGATATAGAAGATGAAAATTTTTGGAATATCGGAATAAATGAAATTTCAAAACTTGTAGGCGAGTTTTTAAATGATTAA
- a CDS encoding Na/Pi cotransporter family protein has translation MIKSKNLFLIALFIITAFISTSESLTKLCFGLALFIYAMSVLEQSFSLMAGGILENFLKKATKKDYKSFLFGFISTTVMQSSGLVSVLAISFLSAGLISLMAGICIIYGTNLASATSAWIVGLIGLKMDIAHFSMPIFIFGAVLALFKDEKTKGAGLFIAGVALFFLAIAYMKDGFLNFKSTIELSKYALSGVLGIIVYALIGVFITALLQSSHASITLALTALASSQITYENAVSITIGANLGSTITAIIGSLKVNNEAKKLTITHIIFNLTTAILTILLFNVFLKAVDISADLFGISQDDNILKLAIFQSYFNIFGVLLFYPTRRFMKIFLDRSFTKLNKKVKKTQKIYTAIYLNDEALKFSKSAKEVLIKEHIHLFNNVISIITKSISISSKDITGELSDEEVIAKRDKPMQIDFDELYNERFKNLYSQIIDFSIKASAIDKGEENKFFMDIRRSALIFAEILKDMRNAQPNFCRYMLSQNEFIKKEYNFLRLNLLKSIRIIKQIPESENFETMQKLLTELKLIMQNYNIIEWRDIDTLLYESKISSSMATSLMNDTFLVHSIVKNFIQIVKIAFAHYQERENKTKNLKA, from the coding sequence ATGATTAAAAGTAAAAATTTATTTTTAATCGCACTTTTTATTATTACAGCCTTCATAAGCACTAGCGAAAGTTTAACAAAACTTTGCTTCGGACTTGCATTATTTATCTATGCTATGAGCGTTTTGGAACAAAGTTTTTCGCTGATGGCAGGCGGAATTTTAGAAAATTTCTTAAAAAAAGCTACTAAAAAAGATTATAAAAGCTTTTTATTCGGCTTTATAAGTACTACTGTTATGCAATCAAGCGGGCTTGTAAGCGTGCTTGCCATCTCATTTTTAAGCGCCGGTCTAATCAGTTTGATGGCAGGAATTTGTATAATTTACGGCACAAACTTAGCTTCAGCCACAAGTGCCTGGATTGTAGGTTTAATCGGTTTAAAAATGGATATTGCGCATTTCAGTATGCCGATTTTCATATTCGGCGCGGTTTTAGCGCTATTTAAAGATGAAAAAACAAAAGGTGCAGGATTATTTATAGCAGGAGTTGCACTTTTTTTCTTGGCAATCGCTTATATGAAAGACGGATTTTTAAATTTTAAAAGCACGATTGAGCTAAGTAAATACGCACTTTCAGGCGTTCTTGGCATAATAGTTTATGCTTTGATAGGAGTTTTTATAACGGCGCTCTTGCAAAGCTCGCACGCAAGTATCACTCTAGCTCTGACAGCTCTTGCAAGTTCTCAAATAACATATGAAAACGCCGTATCAATCACAATAGGAGCAAATCTTGGAAGCACTATTACAGCTATAATCGGCTCTCTTAAAGTAAATAACGAAGCAAAAAAATTAACGATAACTCATATAATTTTTAATCTTACCACAGCAATTTTAACTATACTGCTTTTTAACGTTTTCTTAAAAGCAGTTGATATAAGTGCCGATCTGTTTGGAATCTCTCAAGACGACAATATATTAAAATTAGCGATTTTTCAAAGTTACTTCAATATTTTCGGTGTTTTGCTTTTTTATCCTACAAGACGTTTTATGAAAATTTTTCTCGACAGATCATTTACGAAATTAAATAAAAAAGTTAAAAAAACGCAAAAAATTTATACCGCAATTTATCTGAACGATGAAGCGCTTAAATTCAGTAAATCGGCAAAAGAAGTTTTGATTAAGGAGCATATTCATCTTTTTAACAATGTCATATCTATAATAACAAAAAGCATAAGTATCTCGTCAAAAGATATAACAGGCGAACTTAGCGATGAAGAAGTTATAGCAAAAAGAGATAAACCTATGCAAATAGACTTTGATGAGCTTTACAATGAAAGATTTAAAAATCTTTACAGCCAGATAATAGACTTTTCAATCAAAGCAAGCGCCATTGATAAAGGTGAAGAAAACAAATTTTTTATGGATATTCGTCGTTCAGCTCTTATTTTTGCCGAAATTTTAAAAGATATGAGAAACGCACAACCTAATTTTTGCAGATATATGCTTTCTCAAAATGAGTTTATAAAAAAAGAATATAACTTTCTGCGCCTGAATTTGCTAAAATCAATCAGAATAATCAAACAAATTCCTGAATCTGAAAATTTTGAAACAATGCAAAAACTCTTAACGGAATTAAAACTCATAATGCAAAATTACAACATCATCGAATGGCGCGATATAGATACTTTGCTTTACGAAAGTAAAATTTCAAGCTCAATGGCGACATCTTTGATGAACGATACTTTTCTGGTTCACAGCATTGTCAAAAATTTTATCCAAATCGTAAAGATTGCATTTGCGCACTATCAGGAACGCGAAAATAAAACAAAAAATTTAAAAGCTTAA
- a CDS encoding ATP-dependent helicase has product MDILKDLNENQKLAATHIDGPMLILAGAGSGKTKTITSRLAYLLSNGVDPASTLTLTFTNKAASEMRLRAYSLIGDLKLPLSPLLCTFHKFGLLFLKFYINKLNRKNNFIIIDTDDKKKILKSFDSDIPTALIASEISKYKNALLKPDKILQNISIIGDEVANRARDFYQKISLIYKKYCDYEVENNLVDFDDLLVLSYEILDNFDEIANETSSRFNFITVDEYQDTNEIQFKLLKKLCKLHENLVVVGDDDQSIYGWRGARIENILNFKDEFKNVKLIKLEENYRSTPEILKAANELIGHNRNRLGKNLKSTVKPGESITIMESNDEIYEANKIADKIKTLLQSGIKAENIAVLYRINALSRSIEEGLNRANIPYKMVGGMKFYERAEIKDIIAYLRLLITQDDDFSLRRIINRPKRGIGKVSLANLESFAYKNRLSLFDSIGKISTNIATKKVCEALEELYNGILKLSNMNTTEKLENLEKTFKIKEYYAALPDGADKVANIDEFYATLKDNAKNDPEFDLNEFLNEITLLSEADAITNEAISVMSIHASKGLEFDHLFVIGLEEGFFPLLGDSCDIEEERRLAYVAITRAKRSLALSYVESRFFRGKREKLEKSRFLSEAGLCGGSLVLEEKGEFKKGDLVKHKLFGIGRIIATAKVRNEQKLTINFGGIKRDILSSFVERVI; this is encoded by the coding sequence ATGGACATTTTAAAAGATTTAAACGAAAATCAGAAACTTGCCGCTACTCATATTGACGGTCCGATGCTTATTTTAGCAGGAGCCGGAAGCGGCAAAACAAAAACGATAACTTCGAGGCTTGCATATCTGCTATCAAATGGCGTAGATCCGGCTTCAACTTTAACTTTAACTTTTACAAATAAAGCGGCAAGCGAAATGAGATTAAGAGCATATTCACTTATAGGAGATTTAAAACTTCCGCTTTCGCCGCTTCTTTGCACATTTCACAAATTCGGACTTTTGTTTTTAAAATTTTACATAAATAAACTCAATAGAAAAAATAATTTTATAATTATCGACACGGACGATAAAAAAAAGATATTGAAAAGCTTTGATAGCGATATTCCGACAGCACTTATAGCAAGTGAAATTTCAAAATATAAAAACGCGCTTTTAAAACCCGATAAAATTTTGCAAAATATCTCAATTATTGGCGATGAAGTCGCAAACCGCGCAAGAGATTTTTATCAAAAAATTTCACTTATTTATAAAAAATACTGTGATTATGAAGTTGAAAACAATCTTGTGGATTTTGATGATCTGCTGGTTTTAAGCTATGAAATTTTAGATAATTTCGACGAAATAGCAAACGAAACCTCATCAAGATTTAATTTCATCACGGTTGACGAATATCAGGATACAAATGAAATTCAGTTTAAACTTTTGAAAAAACTTTGCAAATTGCACGAAAATTTAGTCGTAGTAGGAGACGACGATCAAAGTATTTACGGTTGGAGAGGTGCAAGAATAGAAAATATTTTAAATTTTAAAGATGAGTTTAAAAATGTAAAACTTATAAAACTTGAAGAAAATTACCGCTCTACACCTGAAATTTTAAAAGCCGCAAACGAACTTATAGGACACAATAGAAATCGTCTTGGAAAAAATTTGAAAAGCACCGTAAAACCTGGTGAAAGTATCACCATAATGGAATCAAACGATGAAATTTATGAAGCTAATAAAATAGCCGATAAAATTAAAACATTATTACAAAGCGGAATAAAGGCTGAAAACATCGCTGTTTTATACCGCATAAACGCGCTAAGCAGAAGCATCGAAGAAGGGCTTAACAGAGCAAACATACCATATAAAATGGTCGGCGGAATGAAATTTTACGAAAGAGCCGAAATAAAAGACATTATCGCATATTTGAGACTGCTTATCACTCAAGATGACGATTTTTCTCTTAGAAGAATCATAAATCGCCCGAAACGCGGCATAGGCAAGGTTTCACTTGCAAATCTTGAAAGCTTCGCATATAAAAATCGCTTAAGTCTATTTGATTCAATCGGCAAAATTTCAACCAATATTGCTACAAAAAAAGTTTGCGAAGCACTTGAAGAGCTTTATAATGGAATTTTAAAACTTTCAAATATGAATACAACGGAAAAACTTGAAAATTTGGAAAAAACTTTTAAAATCAAAGAGTATTATGCGGCACTTCCGGATGGCGCAGATAAAGTCGCGAATATAGATGAATTTTACGCTACATTAAAAGACAATGCAAAAAACGATCCTGAGTTTGATTTAAATGAATTTTTAAACGAAATTACGCTGCTTAGCGAAGCTGACGCAATCACAAACGAAGCGATTTCCGTGATGAGTATCCACGCAAGTAAAGGGCTTGAGTTTGATCATCTTTTTGTAATCGGACTTGAAGAGGGATTTTTTCCGCTTTTAGGAGACAGCTGCGATATCGAAGAAGAGCGTAGACTTGCATATGTGGCTATTACTCGCGCCAAAAGATCCTTGGCTTTAAGTTATGTTGAAAGCAGATTTTTTAGAGGAAAAAGAGAAAAACTGGAAAAAAGCAGATTTTTAAGTGAAGCCGGACTTTGCGGCGGTTCGCTTGTTTTGGAAGAAAAAGGCGAGTTTAAAAAAGGCGATTTAGTAAAACACAAACTCTTTGGAATCGGCAGAATAATCGCAACTGCAAAGGTGCGAAACGAACAAAAACTTACTATAAATTTCGGCGGAATCAAACGCGACATACTTTCAAGCTTCGTAGAAAGAGTCATATGA
- the truB gene encoding pseudouridine synthase family protein (catalyzes isomerization of specific uridines in RNA to pseudouridine; responsible for residues in T loops of many tRNAs) encodes MNRLFVANKPTGISSNHFLNTLKRKYGVKKAGFSGTLDPFASGNLLIAFGNYTHFFRFFDLEPKIYEATIWLGAKSESLDNQNIDKIDILKPFDKNLLEDVRAEILGEVKYNPPKFSAKKINGMRAYKLARKGEDFDVPTQNMQIFKSEILNYSHPFLNIKIWVSKGAYARSYAQIFAEKLGVNATLSALKRVKEGSFCYEDEKALNPLEFLTLKENFYIGDESDIELGKILNAQNFKNSNDGKYIVKTANFYSIIEISNGEVKYLLNRIEI; translated from the coding sequence ATGAACAGACTTTTTGTCGCAAATAAGCCGACAGGCATAAGTTCAAATCATTTTCTAAACACTTTAAAACGTAAATACGGCGTAAAAAAAGCTGGTTTTTCAGGCACTCTTGATCCGTTTGCAAGTGGAAATTTGCTTATAGCTTTTGGAAACTACACGCATTTTTTTCGTTTTTTTGATTTGGAACCTAAAATTTATGAAGCTACTATTTGGCTTGGAGCGAAAAGCGAAAGTTTGGATAATCAAAATATTGATAAAATAGATATTCTAAAGCCTTTTGACAAAAATTTATTAGAAGATGTGAGAGCTGAAATTTTAGGCGAAGTAAAATACAATCCGCCAAAATTTTCAGCCAAAAAAATAAACGGTATGAGAGCTTATAAACTAGCCAGAAAAGGTGAAGATTTTGATGTTCCGACTCAAAATATGCAAATTTTTAAAAGTGAAATTTTAAATTATTCTCACCCGTTTTTAAATATTAAAATTTGGGTTTCAAAAGGCGCTTACGCAAGAAGTTATGCGCAAATTTTTGCCGAAAAGCTTGGTGTGAATGCTACACTTTCCGCTTTAAAAAGGGTAAAAGAAGGAAGTTTTTGTTATGAAGACGAAAAAGCCCTAAATCCTTTGGAATTCCTGACGTTAAAAGAAAACTTTTATATTGGCGATGAGAGCGATATCGAGCTTGGCAAAATTTTAAACGCACAAAATTTTAAAAACTCAAATGACGGAAAATATATCGTAAAAACCGCAAATTTTTACTCTATAATTGAAATTTCAAACGGCGAAGTAAAATATCTGCTGAATAGGATTGAGATATGA
- a CDS encoding 4-(cytidine 5'-diphospho)-2-C-methyl-D-erythritol kinase, whose translation MKSFAKINIFLKITGTRGNYHELNSRFVLIKNLFDEISFKSGNFEGFCIKTETEINGENIINKAYNELCKAGFSHELNEFFKNNCVTLKKNIPLGGGLGGGSSNAATFLKMANEELNLKISKRNLMKIGAKIGADVSFFLSDEICANVSGIGEIIMPFDDEIPNFEILQKPVCCDTAKVYKEFRAHFFDTINLKFSARLSRLKSSEILANFKNYMLNDLLVPAQKIYPNLKINNDEFLSGSGSSCFKVK comes from the coding sequence ATGAAAAGTTTTGCCAAAATCAATATTTTTTTAAAAATCACAGGAACAAGAGGAAATTATCACGAATTAAACTCAAGATTTGTGCTTATAAAAAATCTTTTTGACGAAATAAGTTTTAAAAGCGGAAATTTTGAAGGTTTTTGTATAAAAACCGAAACCGAAATAAATGGCGAAAACATTATAAATAAAGCCTATAACGAACTTTGTAAGGCAGGTTTTTCCCACGAATTAAATGAATTTTTTAAAAATAACTGCGTAACTTTAAAAAAAAATATTCCGCTTGGAGGCGGACTTGGAGGTGGAAGTTCAAATGCCGCCACTTTTTTAAAAATGGCTAATGAAGAGCTGAATCTTAAAATTTCAAAACGGAATTTAATGAAAATAGGCGCTAAAATAGGCGCTGACGTGAGTTTTTTTTTAAGCGATGAAATATGTGCGAATGTAAGCGGTATAGGAGAAATTATAATGCCGTTTGATGATGAAATTCCAAATTTTGAAATTTTACAAAAACCTGTTTGCTGCGATACGGCAAAAGTTTATAAAGAGTTTCGCGCGCACTTTTTTGATACTATAAATTTAAAATTTTCAGCTAGACTTTCACGTTTAAAAAGTAGCGAAATTTTGGCAAATTTTAAAAATTATATGTTAAATGACCTGCTTGTGCCGGCACAAAAAATTTATCCAAATTTAAAAATCAATAACGATGAATTTTTGAGCGGCAGCGGAAGCAGCTGTTTTAAGGTAAAATAA